One Euphorbia lathyris chromosome 1, ddEupLath1.1, whole genome shotgun sequence DNA segment encodes these proteins:
- the LOC136219431 gene encoding transcription factor MYB111-like yields the protein MGRAPCCSKVGLKRGAWTAREDRLLTNYITENGDSHWRSLPKKAGLLRCGKSCRLRWMNYLRPGIKRGNITPDEDDLIIRLHSLLGNRWSLIAGRLPGRTDNEIKNYWNSHLRKRLKKTTKKADDQPRKVITGKKIPTSQDEESANGSESKIKTGKIHIPKAVRVCSVSSAAKNTSTSIYEYEAWNEDENGVFCGFVSSSSCQTSLPGNDDYDNIMSLDEIFDEYDQLFKTDNYGGLDSLLA from the exons atgggaaGAGCTCCATGCTGCTCAAAGGTAGGGTTGAAAAGAGGTGCATGGACTGCTAGAGAAGATAGACTTCTTACTAATTATATTACTGAAAATGGTGACAGCCATTGGAGATCTCTCCCTAAAAAAGCTG GGCTACTTAGATGTGGCAAAAGTTGCAGACTAAGATGGATGAACTATCTCCGGCCTGGGATAAAGAGAGGGAACATAACTCCCGACGAGGACGATCTTATAATTCGCCTTCATTCCCTTCTCGGAAACCGGTGGTCTCTCATCGCCGGAAGATTACCTGGCCGAACGGACAATGAAATCAAGAACTACTGGAACTCCCATCTCAGAAAAAGATTGAAGAAAACCACCAAAAAAGCAGATGATCAGCCAAGAAAAGTGATCACCGGAAAAAAGATTCCGACCAGTCAAGATGAAGAAAGTGCAAACGGATCAGAGAGTAAAATAAAGACGGGAAAGATTCATATTCCGAAAGCAGTTAGGGTTTGTTCAGTATCTTCAGCAGCAAAAAACACATCAACATCAATTTATGAATATGAAGCTTGGAATGAAGATGAAAATGGTGTTTTTTGTGGATTTGTGTCTTCATCATCATGTCAAACTTCCTTACCCGGAAATGATGATTATGATAATATTATGAGTTTGGATGAGATATTTGATGAATATGATCAGCTTTTTAAGACTGATAATTATGGAGGTTTAGATTCTCTTTTGGCTTGA